A stretch of Pseudomonas sp. CCC3.1 DNA encodes these proteins:
- a CDS encoding UvrD-helicase domain-containing protein, with the protein MGSAEHGREEERAGDILLPKGIRARILSALASAVLRSQRAHDKDSWQHGSRRGYEDGWKKGKHSGYSLGLEKGLEQGQEAGALVGHQLGLAEGIEAGRRIIELRPGRAVQALGPQVDHNLFAKWRFRITSEVEQEVRDKVAEHLKGQEPTDDQWEMIFSKDPSTCIVAGAGSGKSTTMVLRLLVLHKYLGIPKEKIAVVTFTRESRKDFRRKLAEVFALWGVTLTEEVTGRIVRTFHSRILDFIRWSQPHAKVKAFEFFSLNDAEDEEGEDVENALDIRLTNEQLDLMNAAYQHVYETNETFQGLIAELVRSSAKLLPLSANSTEARRRICRIVDCSKRDEELTDAVERLWRAEGAWPIEGIEAGPFSVTLKGLPFFANGYCEELKAYVILGVGSNDRKLCLQSMPSMKLTGATTMKKTLFQVYCDKGILFLDNYAEGLATLDVLRGYVRKSPKFEYEIEGELGEAPVMVAFHSAASFLENLGLDVTEAVQNMSFAPNNKDAFFFHALAIFWPAFNDYLANQSPPIFTFNKMFEMFGERGAANLEQLPDDVFMPMLHLLVDEFQDCGANTISWLRAVFREARVRGLSVTTDSAVYPASLMAVGDDWQSIYGWGGARQNSLTNSSLTFHHQARLTCS; encoded by the coding sequence GTGGGATCTGCAGAACATGGACGGGAAGAGGAACGGGCGGGTGACATATTGTTACCGAAGGGAATTAGAGCCCGTATTTTGTCGGCATTGGCATCTGCTGTCCTTCGCTCTCAGCGCGCCCATGACAAGGACTCGTGGCAGCATGGTTCCCGGCGTGGCTACGAGGATGGGTGGAAGAAAGGCAAGCATTCCGGTTATTCCCTCGGCCTTGAGAAGGGCCTCGAGCAAGGGCAAGAAGCCGGCGCGCTAGTGGGCCACCAGCTAGGGTTGGCCGAAGGTATTGAAGCTGGAAGGCGCATCATCGAGCTGCGTCCAGGCCGCGCTGTACAAGCTCTAGGCCCCCAGGTTGATCACAACCTCTTCGCGAAATGGCGATTCCGCATCACCTCTGAGGTTGAACAGGAGGTCAGAGATAAAGTCGCCGAGCACCTGAAAGGACAGGAACCTACGGATGATCAGTGGGAAATGATCTTCTCCAAGGATCCTTCAACCTGCATCGTGGCCGGGGCTGGCAGTGGAAAATCCACCACGATGGTGCTGCGTCTTCTGGTATTGCATAAGTACCTGGGCATTCCCAAAGAGAAAATCGCAGTAGTCACCTTCACCCGCGAATCCCGGAAAGACTTCAGGCGCAAGTTGGCTGAGGTCTTCGCGCTTTGGGGCGTCACGCTGACTGAGGAGGTCACAGGCCGAATCGTGCGAACGTTCCACTCTCGGATCCTCGACTTCATACGCTGGAGCCAACCCCATGCGAAAGTTAAAGCGTTCGAGTTTTTCTCGCTCAACGACGCCGAAGACGAAGAGGGCGAAGACGTCGAAAACGCACTTGATATCCGTCTCACCAATGAACAGCTAGACCTGATGAATGCGGCGTATCAACACGTATATGAGACCAACGAGACATTTCAGGGCCTCATAGCCGAACTGGTACGCTCGTCAGCTAAGCTACTGCCCTTGAGTGCTAACTCCACCGAGGCAAGAAGGCGCATCTGCCGCATAGTTGATTGTTCCAAACGTGATGAAGAGCTGACCGACGCTGTAGAGCGCCTATGGCGTGCAGAAGGAGCATGGCCGATAGAAGGGATCGAAGCCGGCCCTTTTTCAGTAACGCTGAAGGGGTTGCCGTTCTTCGCCAATGGCTACTGTGAGGAGCTCAAGGCCTACGTCATTCTTGGAGTGGGTAGCAACGATCGAAAGCTGTGTTTGCAATCTATGCCCTCGATGAAGCTGACGGGGGCTACGACTATGAAAAAAACCTTGTTTCAGGTCTATTGCGACAAGGGCATCTTGTTTTTAGATAACTACGCTGAAGGACTGGCGACGCTTGACGTGCTTCGAGGGTACGTCAGAAAGTCCCCGAAATTTGAGTATGAGATCGAGGGTGAGCTAGGTGAGGCTCCGGTAATGGTAGCGTTCCATTCGGCTGCTTCATTCCTGGAAAACCTCGGGCTCGACGTGACCGAAGCCGTACAAAATATGAGCTTCGCGCCCAACAACAAAGATGCATTTTTCTTCCATGCGCTCGCCATTTTCTGGCCGGCCTTCAATGACTACTTGGCCAACCAGTCGCCACCAATTTTCACCTTCAACAAAATGTTCGAAATGTTTGGTGAGCGAGGGGCGGCCAACCTCGAGCAGCTCCCCGACGATGTTTTCATGCCCATGCTGCACCTTCTGGTAGACGAGTTTCAGGACTGTGGCGCCAATACCATCTCATGGCTGCGCGCGGTGTTCCGTGAAGCACGGGTGAGGGGGCTCAGCGTTACCACCGATAGCGCGGTTTACCCTGCATCCCTTATGGCGGTGGGGGATGATTGGCAGAGCATCTATGGCTGGGGGGGAGCTCGCCAAAATTCTTTGACGAATTCGAGTCTTACTTTCCATCACCAAGCACGACTCACGTGCTCATGA
- a CDS encoding 3'-5' exonuclease, with product MKENYRSQQMVIDAAESLVQKITTNKDKHGIAAHPKVKDLAFPVQVLDRDDSVLADFVEQHFDRGQTVLVLYRKNDTKKEVRIKLKSILARAKKLKRASSIKLLTYHGSKGLEADAVFLVGDCAQMSTSPHRNMAYEQASLGDPGDPAPYDTAQGQETLRLAYVAITRAKQHCYWFVEPAKPTKGGLVSALAEVQFKKPFFEDLRTPIKLS from the coding sequence ATGAAGGAAAACTACCGCTCCCAGCAAATGGTGATCGACGCTGCAGAAAGCCTGGTGCAAAAGATCACCACCAACAAAGACAAGCACGGAATTGCAGCACATCCCAAGGTCAAGGATCTTGCTTTTCCTGTCCAGGTTCTGGATCGAGATGACAGTGTGCTTGCAGACTTCGTTGAGCAGCATTTCGACAGGGGGCAGACAGTACTGGTGTTGTACCGCAAAAATGACACCAAAAAGGAGGTTCGTATCAAGCTCAAGTCGATTCTGGCAAGGGCGAAGAAGCTCAAGCGAGCGAGCAGCATCAAGCTGCTGACCTACCATGGCTCCAAGGGTTTGGAGGCGGACGCAGTATTCCTCGTCGGGGACTGTGCTCAGATGTCCACATCGCCTCATCGGAACATGGCGTATGAGCAAGCAAGTCTGGGTGATCCGGGTGACCCTGCGCCTTACGACACGGCCCAAGGTCAAGAGACATTGCGTTTGGCCTATGTGGCCATCACACGCGCCAAACAACATTGCTATTGGTTTGTTGAGCCTGCCAAACCCACCAAGGGTGGATTGGTCAGCGCGCTAGCAGAGGTGCAGTTCAAGAAACCATTTTTTGAAGACCTTAGGACGCCAATCAAACTTTCCTGA
- a CDS encoding MFS transporter, translating to MTDIHNNTVRPQKRSMKGVAAASLVGSALEWFDYFLYGTAAALVFSEIMFPKDNPTVAMLLAFSTLALGFLVRPFGAVYFGQLGDKIGRKKVLVITLVLMGVATTLIGFVPSYETAGIWAPIMLVILRLVQGFGAGAEFGGAAILTAENAPVNRRGFYSSFPGVGVYIGLLMAAATFAILTRLPREVFLDWAWRIPFLFSSVLVLVALVIRLKLSETHAFEELAKAAEVSKSPLRDLIRTERKGLLIVAGSQVAQSGVSYVYQTFVVAYIVSTLHMASTVGPTAVAVAASVAIFTTPLFGALSDVFGRRAIYMFGAGFSALFAFPFFWLVNTGTTWGVIVAMTLGIGVGVAAMLGAQGAFFSEVFPSKVRFSGLALGREISAALAGGLAPLTAVSLSMWAGGASWPVSCLAIGMSLITFIAVYCAPETSKRDLGEFRSAADEAAVENVHTARREVPSGTAAQN from the coding sequence ATGACTGACATTCATAACAATACGGTCAGGCCTCAGAAACGATCCATGAAGGGTGTTGCAGCCGCGTCCCTGGTCGGGTCGGCCCTCGAATGGTTTGACTATTTTCTGTACGGCACCGCAGCAGCGTTGGTCTTTAGCGAGATCATGTTCCCCAAAGACAATCCCACCGTCGCGATGCTACTTGCCTTCTCCACGCTTGCTCTAGGCTTCCTGGTCAGACCTTTTGGGGCTGTATACTTCGGGCAGTTGGGCGACAAGATTGGCAGGAAAAAAGTGCTCGTGATAACCCTGGTGCTCATGGGGGTGGCGACTACGCTGATAGGTTTCGTACCTTCCTATGAGACTGCGGGTATCTGGGCACCGATCATGCTGGTCATCCTACGGCTTGTCCAAGGGTTTGGTGCTGGCGCGGAATTTGGAGGTGCCGCGATCCTGACGGCTGAAAACGCTCCTGTTAACCGCCGCGGGTTCTACTCATCGTTTCCCGGGGTTGGGGTGTACATCGGATTGCTGATGGCCGCGGCGACATTTGCAATCCTGACTCGGCTACCTAGGGAAGTTTTCCTGGATTGGGCGTGGCGCATCCCCTTCTTGTTCAGCTCAGTGCTCGTTCTCGTCGCGCTGGTGATCCGCCTGAAGCTCTCGGAGACTCATGCCTTTGAGGAGCTTGCGAAGGCAGCTGAAGTGAGCAAAAGCCCGCTTCGAGATTTGATCCGAACCGAGCGCAAAGGCTTGCTGATCGTGGCAGGATCCCAGGTCGCCCAGAGCGGCGTGAGCTACGTGTATCAGACCTTCGTGGTGGCCTACATAGTATCGACCCTGCACATGGCATCCACTGTCGGGCCAACGGCTGTAGCGGTCGCAGCAAGTGTCGCGATCTTCACCACTCCGCTCTTTGGAGCGCTGTCAGACGTGTTTGGGCGCCGGGCCATTTACATGTTCGGAGCAGGGTTCTCGGCGCTGTTCGCCTTCCCATTTTTCTGGCTCGTCAATACAGGTACCACGTGGGGTGTGATCGTTGCCATGACCCTTGGCATCGGTGTCGGGGTGGCTGCCATGCTCGGGGCGCAAGGAGCGTTTTTCTCCGAAGTGTTTCCTTCCAAGGTGCGCTTTAGCGGCCTGGCTTTGGGACGAGAAATCAGTGCTGCTCTGGCCGGCGGACTTGCTCCACTGACTGCGGTGAGTCTGTCAATGTGGGCGGGCGGAGCATCGTGGCCTGTATCTTGTCTTGCGATTGGTATGAGCCTGATAACCTTTATCGCCGTCTATTGCGCTCCGGAAACAAGCAAGCGCGACTTGGGAGAATTTCGATCCGCTGCTGACGAGGCGGCAGTGGAAAACGTCCACACGGCCCGCCGTGAAGTGCCCTCAGGTACTGCGGCTCAAAACTAA
- a CDS encoding enoyl-CoA hydratase/isomerase family protein — translation MSTLPFELDPNVSFEIQGMTAVICLARPEKLNAITPSMSVTISNLAKFCSESPEIRVVVLTALGPKAFCCGSDIKELDTYESPWAHRMKHDHCDAIAEITKPTICAINGYAMGGGLELALCCDIRAATKNALFGAPEIKLGWVGGGGMAVYLNKTIGASKASRMLFTGDPVDSATGLAWGIVDELFDTRDEMLASVIKLAETIGSRPPIAAQTAKLNMRAAVNMPLDQAVKYERDLRTICFYTQDAAEGKLAFKEKRTPMFKGQ, via the coding sequence ATGTCTACCCTTCCCTTCGAGCTTGATCCGAATGTTTCCTTCGAGATTCAAGGCATGACCGCGGTTATCTGCCTTGCTCGTCCCGAAAAGCTGAATGCCATTACGCCCTCGATGTCCGTGACGATTAGCAACCTGGCCAAGTTTTGCTCAGAATCTCCTGAGATTCGTGTGGTGGTGCTGACCGCCTTGGGGCCGAAGGCGTTTTGCTGCGGCAGTGACATCAAGGAGCTCGATACCTACGAGTCGCCCTGGGCGCATCGAATGAAGCATGACCATTGTGATGCGATCGCAGAGATTACAAAGCCTACGATCTGTGCGATCAACGGGTATGCGATGGGTGGTGGACTTGAATTGGCGCTCTGCTGTGACATCCGTGCAGCAACGAAAAACGCCCTTTTTGGCGCTCCTGAAATCAAGCTCGGATGGGTGGGTGGTGGAGGAATGGCTGTTTACCTCAACAAGACCATTGGCGCCTCCAAAGCTTCGCGAATGCTCTTCACCGGTGACCCCGTCGACTCCGCAACGGGCCTGGCGTGGGGAATCGTGGATGAGCTCTTTGACACCCGGGATGAGATGCTTGCATCCGTCATAAAGCTCGCTGAAACCATCGGCTCCAGGCCGCCCATTGCGGCGCAGACAGCGAAGCTGAATATGCGGGCGGCTGTAAACATGCCCTTGGATCAGGCCGTGAAATACGAGCGCGATCTGCGCACGATCTGTTTTTACACGCAGGATGCGGCGGAAGGAAAGTTGGCGTTCAAGGAGAAGCGAACGCCCATGTTCAAGGGCCAATGA
- a CDS encoding CaiB/BaiF CoA-transferase family protein, whose product MSILKGYRVLDCSIAMAGPFAAQRLGDMGADVIKVEPTTGEWQRHTSAGAAYGNVINTSFLSLNRNKRSLAVNLKDEEGKALLYKLVATADVFLQNYRPGVAERLGVDYETLKRIKPDLVYVSMSGFGETGPYAKRPGQDLLLQSMSGAMRSTGIAGTPPQPAGQYLVDAITAYTAFEGALAALLHRERTGEGQLVQINMLDAIVANQMQEMTVYTQGLKPQRRSEEPHGHCYIRAPYGVFQTSDSFITLVTPHLPTLGQVLGVPEFESMVDEVDGHTLPQRDFIFRVTREKLLEKTTSEWRQIFDEVGFWNSEVYGYEDVVNDPQIVHNETFVEYEHPSEGTVKTPGFPIKFSKTPCEITRHTPFIGQHTDEILAEIGFSPLEIASLKETGTVAATTGEKK is encoded by the coding sequence ATGTCGATTCTCAAGGGTTACCGCGTCTTGGATTGCTCCATCGCAATGGCCGGCCCATTTGCAGCACAGCGCTTGGGAGACATGGGTGCTGACGTCATCAAGGTCGAGCCAACCACCGGGGAATGGCAGCGTCATACCTCTGCAGGCGCGGCATACGGCAACGTCATCAACACTTCGTTTCTTTCGCTTAATCGCAACAAGCGCAGCTTGGCGGTCAACCTCAAGGACGAAGAGGGCAAAGCGCTTCTGTACAAGCTCGTGGCGACTGCCGACGTATTCCTTCAGAACTACCGCCCTGGCGTCGCTGAGCGTCTGGGGGTTGATTACGAGACGCTGAAGCGAATCAAACCAGACCTGGTGTACGTCTCGATGTCGGGGTTCGGTGAGACTGGCCCCTACGCCAAGCGCCCTGGTCAGGATCTGTTGCTGCAATCAATGAGCGGGGCAATGCGCAGTACCGGCATTGCAGGCACCCCTCCTCAACCTGCGGGCCAGTACCTGGTCGACGCGATCACGGCTTACACCGCTTTCGAGGGCGCGTTGGCCGCTTTGCTCCACCGCGAGCGCACAGGTGAAGGTCAACTCGTTCAGATCAACATGCTTGATGCGATCGTAGCCAATCAGATGCAGGAAATGACGGTCTACACCCAAGGTCTCAAGCCACAGCGTCGCAGCGAAGAGCCCCATGGCCATTGCTACATCCGTGCGCCTTACGGCGTGTTCCAGACGTCAGATAGTTTCATCACCCTGGTAACCCCTCACCTCCCCACATTGGGCCAAGTGCTTGGCGTCCCTGAGTTTGAGTCCATGGTTGATGAGGTCGACGGTCACACGCTTCCCCAGCGCGATTTCATTTTTCGGGTTACCCGGGAGAAGCTCCTGGAAAAGACGACCAGTGAATGGCGGCAGATCTTCGATGAGGTCGGCTTCTGGAACAGCGAGGTCTATGGCTACGAGGACGTAGTCAACGACCCGCAGATCGTGCATAACGAGACCTTCGTGGAATATGAGCATCCCTCCGAAGGGACAGTGAAAACCCCCGGATTCCCAATTAAGTTTTCAAAGACGCCGTGCGAGATCACGCGCCATACCCCATTTATCGGTCAGCATACCGATGAGATTTTGGCCGAGATTGGTTTCAGCCCGCTTGAGATCGCCTCGCTCAAAGAAACGGGCACGGTGGCAGCAACAACAGGGGAGAAGAAGTGA
- a CDS encoding sugar kinase, which produces MNRSKIAVIGECMIEVSGQQNLKQGFGGDTLNTAVYLARQTVEANIDVFYITALGVDRFSDQMINAWTKEGINTSFVQRLPGRLPGLYWIDTDDKGERTFHYWREISAARHCVSSAEGERTCNALTGFDAIYLSGISLAILDSSSRDTLFTALEACQSKGGKIYFDNNFRPRLWGCIEDARLAHSRVMGIADITFLTLDDEILLWGYKGVEDVIAQVGREGRGECVIKRGSQSCIVINHGDATEVDSIKLADSQVVDTTAAGDSFSAGYLAARMQGASIVESAENAHRLASAVIQHRGAIIPIGVTPRLLKDQ; this is translated from the coding sequence ATGAACCGCAGCAAAATTGCTGTCATCGGTGAATGCATGATTGAAGTGTCAGGTCAGCAAAACCTCAAGCAGGGCTTCGGCGGTGACACCTTGAATACTGCTGTCTACCTTGCGCGCCAGACCGTTGAAGCAAACATTGACGTGTTCTATATCACCGCCCTTGGGGTTGATCGCTTCAGCGATCAAATGATCAATGCATGGACTAAGGAGGGCATTAACACCTCATTCGTTCAGCGCTTGCCGGGCAGGCTTCCTGGGTTGTACTGGATTGATACTGATGACAAGGGGGAGCGCACGTTTCACTACTGGCGAGAGATCTCGGCCGCAAGACACTGCGTATCGTCTGCCGAAGGGGAAAGGACGTGCAACGCACTTACAGGATTTGATGCGATCTACCTGAGCGGTATCAGCCTCGCCATACTCGATTCCAGTTCCAGGGACACGTTGTTCACCGCGCTCGAGGCCTGCCAAAGCAAAGGCGGAAAAATATACTTCGATAACAATTTCAGGCCTCGACTATGGGGCTGTATCGAGGACGCTCGGCTTGCACACTCCCGGGTTATGGGGATCGCAGACATCACGTTCCTTACACTCGATGACGAGATTCTTCTCTGGGGCTACAAGGGTGTAGAGGATGTAATCGCGCAGGTCGGTCGGGAAGGGCGCGGCGAATGCGTTATCAAAAGAGGTAGCCAGTCGTGCATCGTGATTAATCATGGAGATGCCACGGAGGTAGATAGCATCAAGCTCGCCGACTCACAGGTAGTCGATACTACCGCAGCCGGAGATTCATTCAGCGCAGGTTACTTGGCAGCGCGTATGCAAGGGGCTTCGATTGTCGAGAGCGCTGAGAATGCCCATCGCCTGGCAAGCGCCGTAATCCAGCACAGGGGCGCGATAATTCCTATTGGGGTCACACCGCGGTTGCTGAAAGATCAATAA
- a CDS encoding GntR family transcriptional regulator, translated as MLQNESISNKIYDILKQDIVTNQLAPDARLVISSLSQRFGISAIPVREALFRLAAEKLIVLEHNKGFKVASKPNVDDIQQWRQARLLIEPCIAESVIANITDAQIDELKQLNREMRQHAYGPKYEQYSFFINANSDFHKLIVGSCGNRLVVEMYNALNYGPQVGRLHNERGVPDITLLCDEHDMIISAIENRNVEAYRSRTTDHITLGFDRQLDLSRIGSLPDTQAEPSK; from the coding sequence ATGCTGCAAAATGAAAGCATCAGCAATAAAATCTACGACATCCTGAAGCAGGACATAGTGACAAACCAGCTTGCCCCTGATGCAAGATTGGTGATCAGTTCTTTGAGCCAGAGATTCGGTATCTCAGCCATTCCAGTGAGGGAGGCCTTGTTCCGCCTTGCAGCGGAGAAGCTGATCGTCCTGGAGCATAACAAAGGGTTTAAAGTTGCGAGCAAACCCAATGTTGACGACATCCAGCAATGGCGGCAGGCTCGACTTTTGATTGAGCCCTGCATCGCTGAATCTGTCATTGCCAATATTACAGACGCTCAGATTGATGAGCTCAAGCAACTAAATCGTGAGATGCGCCAGCACGCCTACGGCCCCAAGTACGAGCAGTATAGTTTTTTCATCAACGCGAACTCGGACTTTCATAAGCTCATAGTAGGCTCGTGTGGCAACCGACTCGTTGTTGAAATGTATAACGCGCTCAATTATGGGCCCCAAGTAGGGCGACTCCATAATGAGCGGGGAGTGCCCGACATCACGTTGTTGTGTGATGAGCATGACATGATTATCTCAGCTATCGAAAACCGGAACGTGGAAGCTTATCGCTCCAGAACCACGGATCACATTACCCTAGGCTTTGATCGCCAGCTCGATTTGAGCCGTATCGGCTCACTGCCGGACACGCAAGCTGAACCTTCCAAATAA